A section of the Verrucomicrobium sp. GAS474 genome encodes:
- the acnA gene encoding aconitate hydratase AcnA: MSSLHNLFETLKTLPLPSGGTGHYYSLPALEKAGVAPVSKLPVSIRIVLESVLRNFDGKRVSENDVRVLSNWNAKSPVLEEIPFVVARVVLQDFTGVPLLVDLAAMRTAVAKLKREPKLIEPLVPVDLVVDHSVQVDYAGTATSFTQNLQIEFIRNRERYEFLKWGQQAFETFKVVPPGIGIVHQVNLEYLAKGVFTGKGPGNETLLYPDTLVGTDSHTTMINGIGIVGWGVGGIEAEAGMLGQPVYFLTPEVVGVHMTGALREGVTATDLALHVTEMLRKFKVVGKFVEFYGPGAVSLPLTDRATIANMAPEYGATMGYFPIDAESVNYLRATGRTDEQVKLFEDYYKAQGLFGIPTKADGIVYTSDLELNLADVSPSVAGPKRPQDRISLPKLKETFTTSFSKPVPENGFGKKAEDLAFRADVNFNGKDAKVGNGSVLIAAITSCTNTSNPSVMIAAGLLAKKAVEKGLTVNPAVKTSLAPGSRIVTDYFNKAGLTPYLDQLGFQTVGYGCTTCIGNSGPLDPAIEDSIVKNDLVAASVLSGNRNFEARVHQNIRANFLMSPPLVVAFALAGRVDINMDTDPIGTGKDGQPVFLKDLWPTLGEIRDLMQSSIHPESFRSLYKDFASQNPAWNEIPGSIGETYAWNEKSTYIQEPPFFTDFGLEAGTITDIIGARPLGIFGDSVTTDHISPAGNIKKSSPAGKYLLDNGVAQEDFNSYGARRGNDRVMTRGTFANVRIKNLMVPGTEGGVTKHQPDGETLAIYDASIKYQAAGTPLVIIAGQEYGTGSSRDWAAKGTRLLGVKAVITESFERIHRSNLVGMGVLPLNFEEGTNAKTLGLDGTEVYSIKGLSNDVKPRQKLTLEITRASGKVDVVPVICRIDTAIEVDYFQHGGILPYVLRQIIKR; the protein is encoded by the coding sequence ATGAGCTCCCTCCACAACCTGTTCGAGACCCTCAAGACCCTTCCCCTTCCCTCCGGCGGCACGGGCCATTACTACTCCCTCCCGGCGCTCGAAAAGGCCGGCGTCGCTCCTGTCAGCAAGCTCCCCGTCAGCATCCGCATCGTCCTCGAATCGGTCCTCCGCAACTTCGACGGGAAGCGCGTCAGCGAGAATGACGTCCGCGTCCTCTCGAACTGGAACGCGAAGTCCCCCGTGCTGGAGGAAATCCCCTTCGTCGTCGCCCGCGTCGTCCTCCAGGACTTCACCGGCGTCCCCCTCCTCGTCGACCTCGCCGCGATGCGCACCGCCGTCGCGAAGCTGAAGCGCGAGCCGAAGCTCATCGAGCCCCTCGTCCCCGTCGACCTCGTCGTCGACCACTCCGTCCAGGTCGACTACGCCGGGACTGCCACCTCCTTCACCCAGAACCTCCAGATCGAGTTCATCCGCAACCGCGAACGCTACGAGTTCCTGAAGTGGGGCCAGCAGGCCTTCGAGACCTTCAAGGTCGTCCCCCCCGGCATCGGCATCGTCCACCAGGTGAACCTTGAATACCTCGCCAAGGGCGTCTTCACCGGCAAGGGCCCGGGCAACGAGACCCTCCTCTATCCCGACACCCTCGTCGGCACCGATTCCCACACCACGATGATCAACGGCATCGGCATCGTCGGCTGGGGCGTCGGCGGCATCGAGGCCGAGGCGGGCATGCTCGGCCAGCCCGTCTACTTCCTCACCCCCGAGGTCGTCGGCGTCCACATGACCGGCGCGCTCCGCGAAGGCGTCACCGCGACCGACCTCGCCCTCCACGTCACCGAGATGCTCCGCAAGTTCAAGGTCGTCGGGAAGTTCGTCGAGTTCTACGGCCCCGGTGCCGTCTCCCTCCCCCTCACCGACCGCGCCACCATCGCCAACATGGCCCCCGAATACGGCGCGACGATGGGCTACTTCCCCATCGACGCCGAGTCGGTCAACTACCTCCGCGCCACCGGCCGCACCGACGAGCAGGTGAAGCTCTTCGAGGACTACTACAAGGCCCAGGGCCTCTTCGGCATCCCGACGAAGGCCGACGGCATCGTCTACACCTCCGACCTGGAGCTGAACCTCGCCGACGTCTCCCCGAGCGTCGCCGGGCCGAAGCGCCCGCAGGACCGCATCTCCCTCCCGAAGCTGAAGGAGACCTTCACCACCTCCTTCTCGAAGCCCGTCCCCGAAAACGGCTTCGGCAAGAAGGCCGAGGACCTCGCCTTCCGCGCCGACGTCAACTTCAACGGCAAGGACGCGAAGGTCGGCAACGGCAGCGTCCTCATCGCCGCCATCACCAGCTGCACGAACACCAGCAACCCCTCCGTCATGATCGCGGCGGGCCTCCTGGCGAAGAAAGCCGTCGAGAAGGGCCTCACCGTCAATCCCGCGGTGAAGACCTCCCTCGCCCCCGGCTCCCGCATCGTCACCGACTACTTCAACAAGGCGGGCCTCACCCCCTACCTCGACCAGCTCGGCTTCCAGACCGTCGGTTACGGCTGCACCACCTGCATCGGCAACTCCGGCCCGCTCGACCCCGCCATCGAGGATTCGATCGTGAAGAACGACCTCGTCGCCGCCTCGGTCCTCTCCGGGAACCGGAACTTCGAGGCCCGCGTCCACCAGAACATCCGCGCGAACTTCCTCATGTCGCCCCCCCTCGTCGTCGCCTTCGCGCTGGCGGGCCGCGTCGACATCAACATGGACACCGATCCGATCGGGACCGGCAAGGACGGCCAGCCCGTCTTCCTGAAGGACCTCTGGCCGACCCTCGGCGAGATCCGGGACCTCATGCAGAGCTCGATCCATCCCGAGTCGTTCCGCTCCCTCTACAAGGACTTCGCCTCGCAGAACCCCGCCTGGAACGAGATCCCCGGCAGCATCGGCGAGACCTACGCCTGGAACGAGAAGAGCACCTACATCCAGGAGCCCCCCTTCTTCACCGACTTCGGCCTCGAAGCCGGGACGATCACCGACATCATCGGCGCCCGCCCTCTCGGCATCTTCGGCGACTCGGTGACCACCGACCACATCTCCCCCGCCGGCAACATCAAGAAGAGCTCCCCCGCCGGGAAATACCTCCTCGACAACGGCGTCGCCCAGGAAGACTTCAACAGCTACGGCGCCCGCCGCGGCAACGACCGCGTCATGACCCGCGGCACCTTCGCCAACGTCCGGATCAAGAACCTCATGGTCCCCGGCACCGAAGGCGGCGTCACGAAGCACCAGCCCGACGGCGAGACCCTCGCCATCTACGACGCCTCGATCAAATACCAGGCCGCCGGCACCCCCCTCGTCATCATCGCGGGGCAGGAATACGGCACCGGCAGCTCCCGCGACTGGGCGGCGAAGGGAACCCGCCTCCTCGGCGTCAAGGCCGTCATCACCGAGAGCTTCGAGCGCATCCACCGCTCGAACCTCGTCGGCATGGGCGTCCTTCCCCTCAACTTCGAGGAAGGGACCAACGCGAAGACCCTCGGCCTCGACGGCACCGAGGTCTACTCCATCAAGGGCCTCAGCAACGACGTGAAGCCCCGCCAGAAGCTCACCCTCGAGATCACCCGCGCCAGCGGCAAGGTCGACGTCGTCCCCGTCATCTGCCGGATCGACACCGCCATCGAGGTCGATTACTTCCAGCACGGCGGCATCCTCCCCTACGTCCTCCGCCAGATCATCAAGCGGTAA